From a region of the Haematobia irritans isolate KBUSLIRL chromosome 4, ASM5000362v1, whole genome shotgun sequence genome:
- the LOC142235720 gene encoding uncharacterized protein LOC142235720 encodes MATPTEDATLGKSFAETVNVDIDNVAAAVSSAEAHASPPGAHAASSIHHTDTDEQNNEILKAANSAASTPKSTSKVSASFKIPSTTRSGLIRKDPLPKRPRKTSTKLKSKSNSKSEQHVTWQTVFSAPSTTTTNSSTNTQLMTSQLSGLTIGTSHISNQQTLMPPLHNGFSLITPGSAMSQNRSIPNIFNTNNTTGNANGTHQTAQPHNGGFGNSMISSSDKRILSTANIQMSQQNSTAHTDAYIFGAPNTANNREVTATGRILNNNPYTFDDINTTSSRHANIGDVTTNNNFHNPILFNRNLRLTQNTLPTLQHQSCTFPPVHNSSQNNSFNFPDSQYHSNSTNFNPYHNSSSLPQQSISFVPNNSHIPLTSSFPNLGNNTADITLSTSHIAARNAISKDLPIFSGKPEDWPIFITNYMQSTERCGFSDQENLIRLQKCLRGPALDAVKGKLMMPSTVKFAIDTLRMLYGRPEVIQQALQKNLRNEPPVRKERLDTLINFALAVQNYRTTMQAIGLSDFLNDPMLLHELVEKLPSDLKLDWGKHRISELKADIVTFDNWLFSLASCASQVTSFIPYVGETKNSKKERILVHDVIDGNKSINQLSCFKCQNNHFLYECPDFTSLSVNNRWNFIRSNNLCLRCFKRHHIKRCRSKRQCGVDNCKMPHNSLLHKSNENKTNNVQKEDANDDNTHQVLFHSKEKVLFKYIPVTLFGNDCSLNTYALVDEGASCSLIESEVAEQLGLDGPADELCLQWTGEITQKVENSKILSMYISDRKQSSKILMNNVRTVTKLELPVQTLSKAQIDKCEHLKNLPIIPYTSERAKIIIGLDNAKLCVPLEVRENGDELIATRCRIGWGVYGRQQIGDTLCHRILHICTCNNYNKLDEMLKNFFSLDAVGISQTNNQLRSKEDERAKAIMENTTRYLEHEKRWETGLLWKEDEVNLPSSFSMAKRRLICIESKMQRDPELKTFLIEKIQQYVKNGYIRKLKPSEIRNDSKSWFIPLFTVRNKNKNKIRIVWDAAASTENVSLNSVLLKGPDLLKSLVGILIRFRERNIAICGDIREMFHQIRLKKDEQCFQQFLWRDGDPSKNIDVYVMTVLTFGASCSPSLANYVKNRNAERFVDKHPQAVQAILQNTFVDDWLQSVDSEGEMLELAKAVRDIHQCGGFEMRNWLSNSKIVLENLENNDTTNNKIFDRLENSFEKVLGMWWEPTNDELSFFEKFNKEIFNESVPPTKRGILRIVMTIFDPLGLLGHFVIYAKILLQDIWRSRVGWDEPIQRAESDKWWKWAKVLPKMSSIRIPRCYPLANKAEKLELHIFVDASIDAYSAAAYFRAEFAGDTKCSLVASKTRVAPLKPISVPKMELMAAILGLRLCKFICNEASLNITRKIYWSDSKDVLYWIRSDARKFQQFVAVRIGEILEDSNVEDWRWVPSLQNVADDATKWSSIPDIDVTSRWFVGPEFLRNTEDKWPQSEFGKNNPSEILYHISNKQPKPKFLCISPDPTRFSTFERLRRCQMAVLEFIRKLLCAEKISTTFKPFLENNDLNASEFLIFRTCQEQVYYEEILQIKNERGLCKSSTLYKLSPFLDKFGMLRINGRIDAATIVPTSIKNPIILPQKHATTNLVIDYYHRKFHHQHNEIVVNEIRQVFWISGLRSAVRKVAKLCQHCKIRKAMPQAPVMGSLPAERLAAFTRPFYNTGIDYFGPIDIVVGRRKEKRWGVVFTCMTVRAVHIEIAASLSTDSFLLVFKQFVCRRGTPRKVFSDNATNFRGASRVLLEEVERISSSEVERKFPNIEWVFIPPSSPHMGGAWERMVRSIKSILMEILPNRGLREEHLRAGLADVEFTLNSRPLTYVPLDSPLGEALTPNHFLIGSSNGIRELSTSLKTGSALSKHFRMTNMISNEFWKRWVRECLPCLTRRTKWYHDSTQHINIGDVVIIVDSEAKRNEWLKGIVIDVHRGKDGVVRSAVVKTVNGLSTRPVVKLAKLDVEK; translated from the coding sequence ATGGCGACCCCGACCGAAGATGCAACTTTAGGAAAAAGTTTTGCAGAAACCGTCAACGTGGATATCGATAATGTAGCCGCTGCAGTTTCATCCGCCGAGGCCCATGCATCGCCCCCAGGAGCCCACGCAGCGAGTAGCATACATCATACCGACACCGACGAGCAGAACAATGAAATCCTGAAGGCAGCGAATAGCGCCGCCTCAACTCCCAAATCAACATCTAAGGTAAGCGCATCATTTAAAATTCCTTCAACCACTCGTTCTGGTCTTATACGCAAAGACCCCCTTCCAAAACGCCCTCGCAAGACTTCCACTAAACTCAAGAGTAAATCGAACAGCAAATCGGAACAACATGTCACCTGGCAAACTGTTTTTTCTGCACCATCTACTACGACCACTAACTCATCAACAAATACACAATTGATGACGTCACAACTGTCTGGTCTTACGATCGGTACGAGCCACATATCGAATCAACAAACATTGATGCCTCCTCTGCATAATGGTTTCAGTTTAATTACTCCAGGCTCGGCCATGTCACAAAATCGTAGTAtaccaaatattttcaacaCCAACAATACTACAGGTAACGCTAATGGTACCCATCAGACTGCACAGCCCCACAATGGTGGATTTGGTAATAGCATGATAAGTTCTTCCGACAAAAGAATATTGTCCACAGCTAATATCCAAATGTCACAACAAAACTCGACAGCACACACAGATGCATACATTTTTGGTGCACCTAACACTGCTAATAACAGAGAGGTAACAGCAACCGGGAGAATACTCAATAACAATCCGTACACCTTTGACGACATAAACACCACGAGCTCCCGTCATGCCAATATTGGTGACGTAACAACAAACAATAATTTTCATAATCCTATCCTATTTAACAGAAATTTGCGCCTAACACAAAATACACTCCCTACTCTTCAACACCAGTCATGTACATTTCCACCGGTTCACAACTCCTCTCAGAACAATAGCTTTAATTTTCCAGACTCCCAGTACCATTCAAATTCAACTAATTTTAATCCCTACCACAATAGTTCAAGCCTTCCGCAGCAATCAATCAGTTTCGTTCCAAATAATTCCCACATTCCGTTAACATCGTCTTTTCCAAATTTAGGCAACAACACAGCTGATATAACCTTATCTACATCTCACATAGCAGCCCGTAACGCCATCAGCAAGGATTTACCCATTTTTTCAGGGAAGCCGGAAGACTGGCCAATCTTCATCACAAATTATATGCAGTCTACGGAAAGATGTGGCTTTAGTGACCAAGAAAACTTAATACGTCTTCAGAAATGTTTACGTGGGCCGGCTCTGGATGCGGTAAAGGGCAAACTTATGATGCCAAGTACGGTGAAATTCGCTATTGACACCCTACGCATGTTATACGGACGTCCAGAGGTGATACAACAAGCTTTACAAAAGAATCTGAGAAACGAGCCGCCTGTTCGAAAGGAGAGACTTGAcacattaattaattttgcaCTTGCTGTACAAAATTACAGAACCACTATGCAAGCCATAGGTTTATCGGACTTCTTGAATGATCCAATGCTACTTCATGAGCTAGTCGAAAAACTACCATCTGATTTAAAATTAGACTGGGGAAAACACAGAATTTCTGAACTAAAGGCGGACATAGTCACATTTGACAACTGGCTGTTCAGTTTAGCTTCTTGTGCTTCACAGGTTACATCATTTATACCTTATGTCGGCGAAACAAAAAACTCGAAAAAAGAACGGATCTTGGTTCATGACGTCATTGATGGTAACAAGTCTATCAACCAGCTGTCTTGCTTCAAATGCCAAAACaatcattttttatatgaatgccCCGATTTCACCTCTCTCTCAGTAAATAATAGGTGGAATTTTATTCGCTCAAATAATCTTTGTCTCCGATGTTTCAAAAGACACCACATAAAGAGATGTCGTTCGAAACGTCAATGCGGAGTAGATAACTGTAAAATGCCCCACAATTCTCTATTGCATAAAagtaatgaaaacaaaacaaataacgtGCAAAAGGAAGATGCAAATGATGATAATACCcatcaagttttatttcattctaAAGAGAAGGTTCTCTTCAAATACATTCCTGTAACACTCTTTGGAAATGACTGTTCTCTTAATACATATGCGTTGGTTGATGAGGGTGCATCATGCTCACTAATTGAAAGCGAAGTAGCAGAGCAACTTGGACTGGATGGACCAGCTGATGAACTGTGCTTACAGTGGACAGGCGAAATAACACAAAaggtagaaaattcaaaaatattgtctATGTATATTTCAGACCGTAAGCAGAGTTCTAAGATTTTAATGAATAATGTACGCACTGTCACTAAGCTTGAGCTCCCTGTACAAACATTGTCGAAAGCACAGATTGATAAATGTgagcatttaaaaaatttgccgaTAATACCATATACATCAGAAAgagcaaaaattataataggACTCGACAATGCTAAATTGTGTGTTCCTCTTGAAGTTAGAGAAAATGGAGATGAATTGATTGCCACGAGATGTAGAATTGGCTGGGGTGTGTATGGCCGTCAACAAATAGGTGATACTCTCTGTCATCGCATATTACATATTTGTACGTGTAACAACTACAACAAATTAGATGAAATGCTCAAAAACTTTTTCTCTTTGGACGCAGTAGGCATTTCGCAAACAAATAATCAACTACGATCAAAGGAAGATGAACGTGCGAAAGCAATAATGGAGAATACAACGAGGTATCTGGAGCATGAAAAAAGGTGGGAAACCGGTTTGTTGTGGAAGGAGGATGAAGTTAATTTACCCAGTTCGTTTTCAATGGCGAAACGAAGACTCATATGCATAGAATCAAAAATGCAACGGGATCCAGAACtaaaaacatttcttatagaaaaaattcaacaATATGTAAAAAATGGTTATATACGAAAACTGAAACCATCAGAAATACGTAATGACAGTAAATCATGGTTTATTCCTCTCTTCACtgtaagaaataaaaacaaaaataaaatccgcATAGTTTGGGATGCGGCTGCATCGACAGAGAATGTCTCATTAAATTCTGTTTTGCTAAAAGGACCAGATCTTTTAAAATCTTTGGTTGGAATATTAATAAGATTCCGGGAGAGAAATATTGCTATATGTGGTGACATTCGCGAGATGTTTCACCAGATTCGCTTAAAAAAAGATGAACAATGTTTTCAGCAGTTCCTATGGCGCGATGGTGACCCATCAAAGAACATTGATGTTTATGTAATGACGGTTTTGACATTCGGGGCTTCATGTTCTCCCTCGTTGgcaaattatgtaaaaaaccGCAATGCAGAGCGTTTTGTTGATAAACACCCACAGGCTGTACaagcaattttacaaaatacatTCGTCGATGACTGGTTGCAGAGTGTAGACTCCGAGGGAGAAATGCTAGAATTGGCCAAAGCGGTGCGGGACATACATCAATGTGGTGGATTCGAAATGCGAAATTGGCTCAGCAATTCGAAgattgttttggaaaatttagagAACAACGATACAACtaacaacaaaatatttgatCGTTTAGAAAATTCATTCGAAAAGGTTTTGGGAATGTGGTGGGAACCCACAAACGATGAATTaagttttttcgaaaaatttaataaagaaatcTTTAATGAAAGTGTGCCCCCAACAAAACGAGGTATATTGCGAATAGTTATGACAATATTTGACCCTTTAGGTCTTTTAGGCCATTTTGTcatatatgcaaaaattttactacaagatATTTGGAGATCCAGAGTAGGATGGGACGAACCGATTCAAAGGGCAGAAAGTGACAAATGGTGGAAATGGGCGAAAGTTCTTCCTAAAATGTCCTCCATACGTATTCCCAGATGTTACCCTCTTGCAAACAAAGCCGAAAAACTTGAATTGCATATATTCGTAGATGCGAGTATAGATGCTTACTCTGCGGCAGCATATTTTCGGGCAGAGTTTGCTGGGGATACAAAATGTTCGCTGGTAGCATCAAAAACACGTGTGGCACCCTTAAAACCAATATCTGTCCCCAAAATGGAATTAATGGCAGCTATTCTTGGCCTTCGACTTTGCAAATTTATATGTAACGAAGCATCTCTCAATATCACAAGAAAAATATATTGGTCAGACTCAAAAGACGTTCTATACTGGATAAGATCTGACGCCAGAAAGTTTCAACAGTTTGTGGCTGTGAGAATAGGAGAGATACTGGAGGATTCCAACGTAGAAGACTGGAGGTGGGTACCATCATTGCAGAATGTGGCGGATGATGCTACCAAATGGAGTAGTATACCTGACATTGATGTCACTAGTCGTTGGTTTGTTGGGCCAGAATTTCTGAGAAATACGGAAGACAAATGGCCACAgtcagaatttggaaaaaataatccAAGCGAAATTTTATACCACATATCGAACAAACAACCAAAACCGAAATTTCTTTGCATTTCGCCTGATCCTACTCGTTTTAGCACATTTGAGAGACTTCGCAGATGTCAAATGGCCGTATTGGAATTCATTCGCAAATTATTGTGTGCTGAAAAGATTTCCACTACTTTTAAACCATTTCTTGAAAACAATGACTTAAATGCTTCAGAATTTCTCATTTTTAGAACCTGTCAGGAGCAAGTGTATTACGAAGagattttacaaataaaaaatgagaGAGGTTTGTGTAAGAGCAGCACATTGTATAAGCTGAGCCCATTTCTAGACAAATTTGGAATGTTAAGAATCAACGGCAGAATCGACGCTGCAACTATTGTTCCTACGAGCATTAAAAATCCCATAATTCTACCACAGAAACATGCAACAACAAATTTAGTCATAGACTACTACCATCGCAAATTTCACCACCAACATAATGAAATTGTCGTTAACGAAATTCGTCAAGTTTTTTGGATATCTGGTCTGCGGTCAGCTGTGCGTAAAGttgcaaaattatgtcaacattgtaAAATCAGAAAGGCAATGCCGCAAGCGCCAGTCATGGGAAGTCTACCAGCAGAGCGACTAGCAGCCTTTACTAGACCTTTCTATAACACAGGCATTGATTATTTTGGGCCAATCGACATTGTTGTTGGACGAAGAAAGGAAAAGCGATGGGGTGTTGTCTTCACGTGCATGACAGTGAGAGCAGTTCACATCGAAATAGCTGCCTCTTTGTCGACTGATTCCTTTCTCCTCGTTTTTAAACAGTTTGTTTGTCGTCGTGGAACTCCACGTAAAGTATTTTCAGACAACGCTACAAATTTCAGAGGAGCGAGCCGAGTGTTGTTAGAAGAAGTGGAAAGAATTTCATCAAGTGAAGTGGAgagaaaatttccaaacattGAATGGGTTTTTATTCCTCCTTCATCCCCCCACATGGGTGGGGCATGGGAGAGGATGGTGCGGTCGATCAAAtcaattttaatggaaattttaccCAATCGAGGATTGCGAGAGGAACACTTAAGAGCAGGTTTGGCTGACGTAGAATTTACATTAAACTCTCGTCCTCTTACATATGTGCCCTTAGACTCACCATTAGGAGAAGCCCTAACAccaaatcattttttaattggatcgtcAAATGGTATAAGAGAGTTGTCAACTTCTCTCAAAACCGGTTCTGCTCTAAGCAAGCACTTTCGTATGACAAATATgatatcaaatgaattttggaaaCGGTGGGTGCGAGAATGTTTACCATGCTTAACAAGGCGAACAAAATGGTATCATGATTCAACTCAACATATAAACATTGGAGATGTCGTCATCATTGTGGACAGTGAGGCAAAAAGAAATGAGTGGTTGAAgggaattgttattgatgtgcaCAGGGGTAAGGACGGTGTTGTACGAAGCGCTGTGGTGAAAACGGTAAATGGTTTGTCCACACGGCCTGTGGTGAAGTTAGCCAAGTTGGATGTAGAAAAGTAA